The genomic stretch TTAGACCTCCAACTTGTTTGACATAGAAGAGTGAACGGGATTATGATCGTAATGTTGTGTCGTCTGTAATCACCAATCCAATAAATCAATAGTGCGTTTCAGTACCACACTACACTTAAAACGGGCACCTATTAAACGTAAAGCAGATAAAAATATGCACGTAAACATATTATGGATACGATGGACTCTGAATCATCACTCCTATCTTTAACCAATACCCCATTCTCCAACCGGGAGGTAGGTCCCAACGAACCAGAAATTCTCCATCATAGGTCTGCCAAGTTCGACCGTTTGAAGTTTGAGCAGTGTGAGGCGCGACTAGCTACAATTCACTTAGGACTTGTGGCACATTCAAATTAGTCTTCTTCACGTTGGTTGGTTATGCCTAAAAATAAAGGTAAGATGAGGTGAAGTCATTGTATTAATCTGAATGTAAACCCGGGATTTTTTGGCCTAATATGTCTCTAATTCTAATATTCAGGAAAGGGAGGAAAGAATCGACGTCGAGGAAAGAACGAGAATGAAAGTCAGAAACGCGACTTGATATATAAAGAAGCTGGTCAAGGTATGTATATAATTCATAAGTTGTATGCATAACCCTATACCGCTTTATACCTTTAACTACCTTATAAATGGTACTTTGATTATTCATGACAATTGTCTGAAATTTAGAGTTGTCTGACccaattcatattattatgTCACTAGAGCCAACACTTTATCTACTTTTTGAAAGCTCACGTCTACCATCATTAGTATTAGGAAAACATGCATGCATGTCGAACGCGTTTGGTAATTGTAGTCCTTACCCGTGTGGGAGTCCAGTCACCCTGTAGATATTTTCACATTAATTTTTTCCTTGATTCACTATCGACCCACGGAGTTATTGACTCTTGGTCATGAGGTATGGAATTGTGAAACAAGGTCCATGTTACACTCGTTATATGTGAGTTTAGATCTTTTCGTCAGGTGGCTCAACATTTGCAGGAGCTTAGAAGTAGGCACTCTTTATTTTCCTTCGAATATTGAGTCTTGTTATTACCTCGCGCTTCCTGTTACTTTGTTTTCCTCATTCCTTTGAAACTGCGCCTTTACTATAGTAAACACCTTTACTTCGACTCTAATTTTCCTGTTGATATTATATTTGTGATGAAATGTACCAACTTTATCGATGCTTATTTGTCCCAGTTTATAAGTTGTTTATAACCAATTGATTTAATAAGGCTCGCTACTTTGACCAAATAACATTAAAGATCAAAACATATCCCCTGAGATTGAAAGACATTGGTAATTTATTACTGTTCTCTGGTTCCACATCTCTTTAACTTATAGTCATACAAAGTGATAAAGCTTCGACCAACTTCACTCTTTAGGAGGAGTGGAAGTATAATATCTTGACTGCTCCAAACTCCTCTATATGCATGACAATGCTAAATAAGTAACAGCAGTAAATTCTAAAAACCATGACAGCAAAAGTAGATGATAatttgccataccatattactGATCAAAATGACTATTAAATTAGTAAAAATGACAATatcggtagtagtagtagtagtagtacagaGAGTTAAACATGAAGTATATTGTTTAAAGAGCGTTTTTTCTCATAAGGatacaaaataatattaaaaatgagaaacaaattaaaacagagaggGAATAAGTACACTTTTTTATTTAAGGCTTAAATGCATTGATATACCTACTGAACGTTTAAACTCTGTCACATGTATTAAAAATCAAAAAGCTCTGTTTCTTATGATCAATGACAATAAAATTGTTCAGGACTATGCTATGACGTTAACTGTTGGAAAAGTATAAACCACTGCTGATCACTTCTCCAttgttccaaaccaatggtaaaGCCATGGGATCACTTATTCTCGTTATGACTTGAACCTTCCAAGAAAAATACTTCTCAAAATAGGTTCTCACTGATACTTGTCAAAACTCTAAAGGTACAAATAAACACACCAAGGAAAATCTTTGGTATAAACATCTGTTTTTAAGAGGACAAAGCTGAATATTTCCTAAAGAGAGCAATTCCTGATTCTCTCAGAAGAATGTTCTTTACAAAAACCTTACGATTAATATTCTCCTCTTGACTTATGTTCTGGGACAACCTAGATGGTAAGCTCTCGCAACGGAGCAATTTTATATGAATCTATCGATCCACCTGCCCCTTCGGAGCTAGGTATGTAGGTGGTTTGACGCGACAAAGTCAACAAATAAGGAGCTCCATGGTCGTAAATCTTGTGAACGCAGGTCATTCGGCGGAAATAAACAGCGTCCAAATATATCTACATGGTAAGAGTTAGTGAACTTCTTTCATAACGCTGTTAGAGCATCTGCTATGTATCTGGAACATCCAAAACCGTATACACGAAAAAAAACCTATCCAACCTGTTTTTCTGCACTGATGTTGATCTTTGTTTCAAAGCCACCATCTATTTCTTCTGTTGAACTTTTGTCCCTAACCGATCTATCTCCATTTCCATGTTCTTTCTGATTACAGTTCATCTTAACTTCAACTGTATGATATATCACTTCACAATCTTTTTCTTCACAACTGGTAATCTTTATCCACTTAATAAGTATTCAAGCTCATAACTACGTCTTCAGTCTCTTGATAAAAGTAATATTTtcgtgtttttgtttttattttacctTTCTGTCACCATATTTAGCAAatcgattattattactattgttattctTAACATCATTAACAgacattattgtttattatttcgaAAAATGAGCATTCGCGGTTTTACAGCTTTGAGGATCAGTCTTCTAAGAACAAAAATCTTCGCTGACCCAGtcttttctatttttatttctcAATGAGTATATTTCGCtccaatcagtgtccgcaggtatgGCATTTACTTTGGATCTTTTAAGGGCAAAGTGCCTTTATAAGACTAGCAGGACCCTAAACGCACACTCACTCTTCGTATTGAGCAGATAGAATTAGTCAAGAAATTCGTGTTTCTGGGTAGCTACTTAAGTGCTGGGGGTGGCGTGAATGAAGAAATCGATctacgtataatgaaagccaaaGTGGCTtgtgccaatctgggccatctttggctccttcatgatgttagtctgactgtaaaattttatttatttatttagacacaaatattggtacaaagaggcaccagatatatatgcgccacacaaatttcatttgatttgtgtgaggtctgtgatactatccgggtgcccagaccgaggcaggtggttttcttaaggggccacaaccggggcctttcacctaaaggtctgatccacaaggcagtggagcatcgtgaggagatgcagtcccatggtagccggtgaccaacgataggttcatacgccagttgttccctcaggatgctggagcccatgagcacaatcggtttggaatcagggttttccaactcccctaggtggattttccgtgtccaccaatccggttaaagcgctggacattcgcttttcgtcctctcaatttcgtaaacaacacccttggtgcgagaaggcaatgagtaggacttccctggtagaggctgtatacgcgtggccatgtgagaggatttctAGATGGAGAGATCACCctctccactctcagccgtaccagggcatttggagacgAAAAATCTCTGTGTTTGGTTACCGTTGCCTCCGAAGGATTTCTGACGTCGAGTGGAAACATCTTGTTCGTAATTCGGAGGTTTGGTgccgtgtgttcgggcacagcgacgataattcaatCGGTGTCattatcttgaaacaccgacttcggtggttTGGACATGTACTATGAATATTGTCCCATCAAATTCCACATCGAgattggaaaaagcggagaggtggtcagtgtatgatagcgtcgtggcatgaaagaaaactatacaggactggcttctgttgaaTCTTCACGACTCCGTGGTTacggtcctagagatggtgggACACTAGCTGGAGACGTCAAacatggttcagaatagaagccagtgtcGATCTTGCTGTAACTCTCTCTATCTGAAAGAATTCCTACTGGTTTTTTCAACTGAACtgctcttattattattattttattacttcACTCATAcattaattttcttttcatttttatcCTTTTTCGAAATACTGCACTCGCCTTTCTCTACGTCTTTGCAATCCCATTTttattgtgtggcacatatacaTTTTgctgctcccttgtaccaatgtttatgttcaAGTAAAGAAGTTAATTCTACTTTTCTCCAAAATTAGCCATTACATCGTCAGTTTGTTTTGTAATACACATTTcttggtgccctcttgtaccaaacCTTTCTGTTCAGTATAGTAGTAATGCTTTTCTATTGTTCTCGTTATTTGAATTGAATAGTCACTTATCACCGACCTGATGTACTGTGTTTCAGTCATAGTTGCTGTACATTCGTTGCGGGCCACATTTCACGCCTTTCCTAGGAACTTCTTAAACCATTTTATTGGGTAAAGACAATATATTAAGTTTGCCTGAACTTTTTGACAGCATACGTAGTGCcgtaattaaatataaaatatttttgtttaagtGATTTACACTTCATGTATTCACTATGCTAAAAAACAGAAAATAGAGAGTTAAAAAGCTGAAAACAAAAATAGCTCCTCATATTTCTATTCTACCCAATACATCATAAGTCTTCGACTCATTAATTTGTGCacttgttttttaaattatcaGGTCAAGCGTTTAAATTCGACTGCAGTCTATATACCTAAATCGCACCAGTTGCATATTTGTTGAGCAGTATAGGTTTATCAACACTACGCTAATTATTGCTTAAGTATACTAATCGCTTTTTGACTTACAGAGTCTGTTTAGGAGGGCATTAATAACCTCGTAATATGCTTGTGAAGTTTTTTGGACGCGCAGTAAAGCTTTAGTCCATTGGTTTAGACATTCATCTTCCATCCAACCCAATAGTAATTGAAACCCTAACACTGTTATATGACTTAGTTGTCGTGACAATCCATTCGAGCTATATTGTAGATCAGTTCGTTTGAAGAATTTTAAGACAAATTAACAAATTTTTGTCATTCCGTCAACCGTAACGTTGTATGGTTGACAGTAATATGCTTCACACAAACTAAAATTTTCGGACCCTTGCAGATTTCAAACCCATGTGTTGAGGTTTCAAAAAGTACAAAGATAGTACAACAATATGCAATTCACAAAATAATGTAGTGTGACCATTCTTAGATGATTGCTCTGTGAACTCTACAGCTAATGTCTGTCCATTGCCGACAAAACTATTTAACACTAATCCAGTTTTATTTTCAGGCAACTATAAAAGAAATACTCCCAGAGTATATGGCCAAGTAGGAAGTGTTAAGACCATCCATTCTGTCATAAGATTCATTccctattttaattaattaggtTCGAATTTCTAAGTAGTAGCACATTAGTCTTCTTATTACATGGATAACTTATAACCTAATACTCAAACATCTGCTCGATTAGTCGGCTGTGACTTAGTGGTCAAAGCCCTTGATTTTTAACCAACAAGTCCCGGGTTCAGACCCCGATCCACCTACTTTAGTTTGGGCAATCCTATAGTATCGCTAGTCCTCATACTAAGAATGTGGCTCAAAGCCAAGTATATGGATCTCTTCCCAGTTAATgagttaataataattgtagACAGTAATGTAGGAGACTGCAACTTTATGAATTGTTGGCTTAATTTTGGTGTTTAAGATGATTCTTAACATTCGTTTATTCATAACCCATTATTCTTTGGTGTATAGATGTGTAGTATTCGAACAAACCAGCAATAGATAGTTTCTCATTCAATAAACATCCTTGTTTTGTACCCCAAGTTCTAAAATAGCTTCAAATATGTTTAGATAAACACCTAATCACTACTGCGATTTTCAGCACCGTTTGACTTTCGATTCGATGCTTTGTCGTAATTATATTCCAAAATGTGTACAAAATGCAAGACACCAATATAAGGTGACACTGCTATTCTGGATATTCATTGACTGGTGCTTGTACTGTTTCTCAAAAACTAAGAAGTTTCAGAAAATGAATTCACTTTTAATTCAAAATGTTGACTTTTATGTTCATCTAAGTGGGATTATTCATAACAAAATTCGTTTTTTGTTTTGTGTTCTTCATGGATTAAAGTTTATTTCAATGGGACTTTGTTACATTCtacttgttatttatttatatttatatcatatttTCACGGAAATATATCGTTTTGTTTCATGGTGTATTTGGTTTTATAGAATATGCAAAAGTTGAACGCCTTCTAGGCAATGGTCGATTGGAGGCCTATTGTTTCGACGGTGTAAAAAGGCTGTGTCATATTCGTGGAAAGTTGCGCAAAAAAGTATgcatataaacatatatttgtAGTGTTTTAAATTCCAGTTATTTGTAGTTTAAGTATATATGAAAATCCTTGCTGGTGTTATATTGCGTTATCACAATATTTTATCTTAGCCATAAAAGCATTCACTTTGTCCTTTGAATTTTGGTGGGTGCAAAAGATCCACCTAGGACAGTTGGTAAGCCCTAATTCCAAGCCACTAGTGCACATGAACTAAGCTGAAGGACCCTGAAGAAACAAACGCTTGTGAACCTGTTGTtcgtcactggctaccatgaggcCGCATCTCCTAAAATtgttctactgccttgtggaataGACTTCTGGGTAAAAGGCTCATGTAGCggcttcctaagaaaaccacctacttccgtttgggcacccggacagtatcatagcccacacacaaattcAATGATATATATGGTGCATATATgtttggtacccctttgtaccaatgtttatgtgttaaaataataataataatattggatTGTTGAAATGATTTTTTTGTTCCAGCAAGTGTTCCATACACATAGAGTTATTAGCGAAATCGTTAAATTTGCATTTATTCGCCACTCCCAACTAAAATACAACTTGACAACAATTGTATAATCATTCCAGACATATCCAATTAATAAACGGGTATAAAAGTCAACTCTCCCATCCTCGTTTTACAATTGATCGTTGTCGATATGACCAGTTCTAGAATAACACAGTGAAATTGTGATTTGTATATTCTTCCTTATACAGATAGAATCATCCTATCATCTCgaaatttattattcataagtAACTGTCGTATATTAACAAGTAACTATCGATCATCGAATTATCAAAATTATACCAGTCAGataatcttttttatttacaattacCACAAGAAAATTTGTGCAAACTTAAAAACTGTCGTGATTATTACATAGTACAGCACCCCAGTAGAAACTAAGCTTCTAACTACTGTCTTTAGTAACGGGTTGTTGTAACTTGGTAAAATACTAGTATGACTACTTGTGGTTTCCTGCAAGCACAACTTGCCCCTGTATATAACCGAGCAAGAGTGGATGCGGTTTAATATAAGGATGAAGGCAAGATTGCAGATGACAAGTTTGTCATACATCAGTCACAAATCTAGTACTGATTCAGTCTCAGTTTGAAAAGGACAAGTGGCTGGGTGGCGTGTGCTAGTCCTGGCAATGGTGGTCTCTCAATTGATCCAACTTCCTTTTGAAAGCGTCAACAGATGGAGCTTCAATCAAATGTTGAGGTAATGAACTCCATTCGTTGACGATTCGATGGGAAAATCGTTAGTCagttgacaagtaattcgttttTAGGGTGTCCTCTTATATTATCTGTTTTGGAAAACAAGGGAAAAAGGGTATATCTGATGCTTTTTTATCACTAACATAAGAACTGTGACCAAGTCACCTCTAGTTCTTCTGTATGACATTGGAAATAGGTTTACCTTAGTCAGTCGATCATCATACGGGAGCTTTGCGATTCCCGAGAATCAGCTTAGTTGGGGTTCTTTGAATTATACGGGATTTATAGGCGAATTTGGACGCACTTCACTGGGCAGTACTTGACGTTAATCAGTAACTAAATCCACGTGTACAAATTGTGTAAATGTCAATAAACTTGACTGCATTAACTAACAATATCAATAAATTACTGAGTTGCATATTTTCCTTTTCCTGAAATGAGTTAAACAACTTGTTGCAAAGTGTTGTCGCAAATCCAGTGAAGTATTTCACTGGGGAAAAAGACTAAGTTGTTGTTGAAGGTCTTTTGTAGTCTTTCTATTCTGTATTTTTAGCGACCGTGGTTGTAGGTCTCCATTATAAATTCAGACTGAACAGTACTATTCACACTGGCTAATTGCTCAACTGATCAAAATTCTCATATTTCCATTTTGTTATTCGTGATGTTCTGGTTTCATCGTCAGGAATTTTATATTTAGTCGGATTGTTGGCCAATTTGAACGACGACTAGTATACCGTTACTTTTTACCGTGCTAAAAGATTcatattcagtattttcatcatACTTAAAATACTTCCATTAATCAACGCGCATTAAAAACTTTCAAGATAATTCTGGAAAACTGAATTGCATTTCTATTGTCTTGACTGGACAATTATAAAGTTTTCCATCAATTTTATTACGTTTTTCAGAAGCTTCTAGAATTTCGACGTCACATACAATCCCATAAATAAGCtctttttctgtacataaactaccTTTTAGATTAAAGCCTCTTTTGTATTTCCCACCTGTTTCTGTTTGAACCCTAGGAGCAGAAAACTTCTGGGATTTAGAGAGTCAGTGTTTAAGCGTTCATGTATAAGACATTTCATGAAGGTCAGCATATCCTTACATTTTTATCACATATCTACTGATATCTATGCATAAATTCTCGTCTAATACCGTCATTATTATAGGTATGGATCAGTAATGGTGATATCATTTTAATTGGTTTACGAGATTATCAAGACAATAAAGCCGATGTGattatgaaatatttgaatgatGAAGCTAGAACTCTTAAATCATTAGGTAAGTctattttttgatgttttttcctttttgttaTACTGTTGTGTAGCAACTTATTCGGAAAAAATCAGTGCAACAGTATCTTAAAATTGATGTTATCAGTATAgaaggatttgtggagattgtagaacTTTCATAGTTTAATCACGAGTTGGTCTTgcctagactaccattgaaaacctggaagcactgagtttctgttttgttctagtactGGACTCGTCAGTAGCAGTGTGAACCCACGACCTTGGATCTAAAGACCGAGCCCAAGGTATTCGTTCTTGCACGCGAACTCTTAACCTgccaattgatcagtctctattaACATATGTGTACTATACATGGATCGCTTTGATACTCCGATTTAGTCACAAGGGTTTAGTAAGATTGGGCAGTATTTAACAGTGGGAATCTATGATCCACTTCTCGTTCTGTGAACAATAGGAAAATACTAACTTTTGCAAATAAAAATCATACCCGCTGCGTAATCTAGTGGCTGTCTAGACTCAGTGAATAACTTGGCGTTTTAAGCAAAAGGTATGTGTTTTAAAGTCTCAGTATGAACTTTTCTATCTGTATGCAGGTATACCtaactgacgagtccaaaataggacgaaatgcggaTTGTAGACTCATTGCCATCCACTAATCTCACTCAAATTATATGGTAAATTTAGCTATTTGAGGTTATTAAACTTTCATTAGCATGTATAAATATCTGTTGACAAGTATGATAAGTCGTCAATATTTATTAACTAGACTGATATAATTCACAATAGGTTTGATTAGTTTGTCTATATTTTTAGCGAAACACTGTCATAGTTTTTAAACCTTCTATTTGAAACATTAGTGTTTGAATTGCTTACAAGTCTTCTAGATTATACTTTTTCAATTACTCTTCACCCTATTAGTTCATGATATCATCTTGTAAGCTGTGCTTTTAGATCTCTTCTTAGATATTGAATTGGCAGACGCCTAATTGATGAGGTTCCTAATCAACTGACTTGTGTTCGTTATAGGTATTCACAACCATGAGGCGCGAACAGCCATTGAGCAAATGTGTGGTTTTAGTTTGGACGGTGTCACACATATTAGCCAGACGCAAGATCAAACTGTAGGTTTTCAATTCTCATGACAGCTTCCAGTATAATTTAGACTGAAATTCCGAGCATAGTATACACCGCTATGTGATTGATCACCAGATTACTATTTTCTGTTCAGCCGGTAAATAATTATGCCTGAAAGCGTTTCTGATTTGATATTCTGCTTAAATCTCTTATGACTATCGTCATACAATGTAGTAATTATACTTTTTGAAAGTAGCTCTCTTAGCTGATAGACTTGTTTATCTTTGTAATCACAGGAAATTTCCCAAATATCTTTCAAATTCGAACCAATGACTTTTAGATCATTAGCTCATTTATGGAACTATAACTATAATATTTTCAGCAGTTGCGACCTGGATCTGGGTGATTCAGAACTGAGTACATATAATTATCCTACCTTATAGTTTTACGATTCTCTTAGTCTGCTTTTGTACGTGAATTTATTAAAATCCATGTAACTCCAGTGTATTCCATATGTTGACCGTTTTAGCAATGtctgttatatatttttttcaatgataGGAGAGATTCCTGACACTATAAAATTAGAAGAGAATGATGATATTGAATTCGATGCCAATGCTGCCATCTTcgaagatgatgaagatgatgaaaaAGGATCAGACTCCGAAGATGAGGAAGGctcagatgatgatgatgctgatgacaACAGTGATGATTCTGATGAGATTGCAGAAATCAACCAACGATATCGAGCTGATACTGGTATCGGTAAAGATCAGCGAAATAATCGTCGAAGATAGTTGGTGTTTCTTTTTAATTGTGGTTTTCTTGTTAAAGCCATTCGACCGCATGTTGCTGGTTGTAAGTTGAATAATTTTTGTCGTGTATTctggtaaaataataataattaactgAATAGTCCGTTGAAATGTCGGAAGATGATATTTCTTTTGGAACTGTGAAGATATTGAATGCCAAATACCTTTTTATCAATGTTGGAgatagtcaacaggaaatcctacttaacctaggtttcatgctagtGACATCAGCAAGGCGTACGTGCAATATTAAGGGAACAACTGGTAATAAGCTTAGGATTCACAGTATGAAACTTCACCATTGAGTTATTCGGGTTGTGatgtttttctggttagcgttttttcagcAACGTTGTTTtgtacgggatggggttgctaaccccatacccaaccctcctcctttattccGGGCTTGGGACTAGCAGTAATTCTAGAATGACTACAGGAGGAGTTGGGCTGCGATGTGAAGTCACTTAAATTGATagccatattgcaacttgatcaatcTCTAGAATCCAATCAACACTGAACTAGACAAACCTAACATCAGTTAGTACTTATGGGTTGATTAggagatttggacttcgcagatgacctagccatcctatcccatacacacgaacaaatacagacgaagacaacaaatgtagcagcaacctctgcatcaataggcctcaacatacacaaaggaaaaagcaagattctcaattACAACACGGTGAACGTtaagccaatcacacttgatggcgaaactctgcaagatgtggaaacattcacgtatctgggaagcatcattgatgatcaaggaggatctgatgcagacgcaAAGGTGAGGACTGGCAAATCAAGGGcctcattcctacaattgaagaacatatggaactaaaaacaactgtcaaccaatatcaaagtgagaatcttcaatacgaacgtcaagacagtcctattgtacgaagctgaaacgtggagaactactacaaccatcgtcaagaaggtacaagtatttataaagaattgtctacgcaaaatactcaacattcaatggctggataccatcagcaaaagcctgtggaagaggacaaatcagcttccagctgaagaggaaattaggaaaagaagttggaagtggatagaacatacattgaggaaatcactaaactgcatcacgaggcaatcccaaACTTgggatccggaagggaagcggaaaagaggaagaccaaagaacacattactccagGAAATAGacgcagatatgaaaaggatgaataacaactggaaaggatttcccaggacagggttggatggagaatgctggtgggctgcttatgttcctccacgagaagtaacaggcgtaagtaagtaatcggTTAATTAGTTGTAAATCTTTCTATCAACTCAATCCAAATGATCTTAATTTTCTCAATAACTTAGTATCTTTCTTGATTTATCGTtgattcaaatatattttaatcaaCTTTTAGCATTCACCTTGTCCTGATTGTTGATAAAATGTATGTATCAAGtgttattaatattatcttTGTATATTTTAATCTGTCTACTAATCAAAGAGTTGTTTCACTTAATCTGTTCAGTCATTCAGCCATACGCAACGTGGGATCTGGCATG from Schistosoma mansoni strain Puerto Rico chromosome 6, complete genome encodes the following:
- a CDS encoding putative eif-1a, yielding MPKNKGKGGKNRRRGKNENESQKRDLIYKEAGQEYAKVERLLGNGRLEAYCFDGVKRLCHIRGKLRKKVWISNGDIILIGLRDYQDNKADVIMKYLNDEARTLKSLGEIPDTIKLEENDDIEFDANAAIFEDDEDDEKGSDSEDEEGSDDDDADDNSDDSDEIAEINQRYRADTGIGKDQRNNRRR